A genomic window from Halobaculum sp. MBLA0147 includes:
- a CDS encoding signal peptidase I codes for MRETLQRVGFIALVLAILPFIVYAVPQVVGASQSYVVLSDSMAPTIDAGDVVIVADRQPSQIGEGDVITFRSGEADGRLVTHRVIEVVERDGTRAFRTKGDANEDPDPELVEPSAVVGVVSFHIPLIGRAVTFAGTTAGTVALVVVPGLLLVGSELYALLRDAEEGASGETTE; via the coding sequence ATGCGTGAGACACTACAGCGGGTCGGGTTTATTGCCCTCGTCCTGGCGATACTCCCCTTCATCGTCTACGCCGTCCCGCAAGTCGTCGGCGCGAGTCAGAGCTACGTCGTCCTCTCCGACAGTATGGCGCCGACGATCGACGCCGGGGACGTGGTGATCGTCGCCGACCGCCAGCCGTCCCAGATCGGCGAGGGTGACGTGATCACGTTCCGGTCTGGCGAGGCGGACGGCCGCCTCGTCACACATCGGGTGATCGAAGTCGTCGAGCGCGACGGGACGCGTGCGTTCCGGACAAAGGGAGACGCGAACGAAGACCCCGATCCGGAACTGGTAGAGCCGTCTGCGGTCGTCGGGGTCGTCTCCTTCCACATCCCGCTGATCGGGCGGGCAGTGACGTTCGCCGGGACGACTGCGGGGACGGTTGCGCTGGTGGTAGTCCCCGGATTACTACTGGTGGGGAGCGAGTTGTACGCTCTGCTACGCGACGCCGAGGAGGGGGCGTCGGGGGAGACCACAGAATGA
- a CDS encoding TasA family protein, producing MSDDDSGTTFELTRRRVLGGALTVGAASAATGAGTFALFSDSEESNGNSVQAGTLDLAAGGNNGTNTTTLSVTKARPGQSGTGTRTLKNVGSINGFLNLNVRSVSSDENGLAEPEKQAGDSSKGSGELGEHLNLTLGFGGDEFATGSAPEMENVQFNPNKSLPGNNSTEEFEIGWEIDENAGNEVQTDSVSIDFTFELLQEAQGKDVVLTADTVYGEGDGFANPWDTTSDIAQSGSGAWGTVDHSEDNDSYKQGFYFAGDFSSISTLSGYTIGEIGEISYSLYEPTSLNGNDIYLLIYTRPENDGNDGGWYDSRLVALPAEANGSDGANFTPEEWNRFSTRDSASNTLVFDDSGHKDGNSVGGPDLPTLNELQSDSINWNNYDSSLSSTFNYQNQEVMALSLQTNSGSPELEAWIDDITVELTTGEKLNIDLEP from the coding sequence ATGTCCGACGACGACAGCGGTACGACGTTCGAGTTGACTCGCCGCCGCGTGCTCGGCGGTGCACTGACAGTCGGCGCCGCGTCCGCCGCCACCGGTGCGGGGACGTTCGCGCTGTTCAGCGACTCGGAGGAAAGTAATGGAAACAGTGTTCAAGCGGGTACTCTCGATCTCGCTGCTGGCGGCAATAATGGGACTAATACCACAACGCTAAGTGTTACTAAAGCGCGCCCTGGACAGTCAGGAACAGGTACAAGGACTCTTAAAAATGTTGGAAGCATTAATGGGTTCTTGAACCTTAACGTTAGATCAGTTTCGAGTGATGAAAATGGTCTAGCTGAGCCAGAAAAACAAGCTGGTGATTCATCAAAAGGTTCCGGGGAGCTTGGTGAGCATCTCAACCTCACGTTAGGCTTTGGTGGCGACGAGTTCGCAACCGGGTCTGCACCCGAGATGGAAAATGTTCAATTCAACCCAAATAAGTCCCTTCCCGGTAATAACTCAACGGAAGAGTTTGAGATCGGGTGGGAAATTGATGAAAACGCCGGGAACGAGGTTCAAACCGACAGTGTTTCCATCGATTTTACTTTTGAATTACTTCAGGAAGCCCAGGGCAAAGATGTCGTTCTAACGGCTGACACCGTCTACGGTGAGGGTGATGGATTTGCAAATCCCTGGGATACAACGTCCGACATCGCTCAGAGCGGTAGCGGCGCATGGGGGACTGTCGACCATTCCGAGGACAATGATAGTTACAAGCAGGGCTTCTACTTCGCCGGCGACTTCTCCTCAATCTCGACGCTTTCTGGCTATACAATTGGTGAGATCGGAGAGATTTCCTATTCGCTCTATGAGCCTACTTCACTCAACGGAAATGACATTTACCTCCTAATATACACCCGTCCGGAGAATGATGGGAACGATGGCGGTTGGTACGACAGCCGTTTGGTTGCGCTGCCGGCGGAGGCCAACGGCAGCGATGGCGCGAATTTCACCCCCGAGGAATGGAACAGGTTCAGTACTAGAGACAGCGCCTCGAACACCCTGGTCTTTGACGACAGCGGACACAAGGATGGCAATAGTGTCGGTGGTCCCGATCTCCCAACGCTCAACGAGCTTCAGAGCGACTCCATCAACTGGAACAACTACGATAGCAGCTTGTCGTCAACATTCAATTATCAAAACCAGGAGGTGATGGCACTTTCGCTTCAGACCAACAGCGGATCGCCCGAACTAGAGGCTTGGATTGACGATATCACCGTTGAACTCACAACAGGAGAGAAGCTAAATATTGATCTCGAACCTTAA
- a CDS encoding TasA family protein, with translation MLLASSIPPVGLPDEAETMSDGTHPGLSRRRLLTSIATIGNSLSAAGAGTEALFNDSETVEVTIGAGSVELSINRDSSPTVEDVADGNKGRDSLEVKSTGRFPSKLGNQVNAVSVTEPSGANGDFGVKKVKFGVCGSAFVILNLTADFPLNVVGESSEDSAEGQVTGADLKKGINHRGDLRIVAWFKLLNKVYRHVQNAGRTYHNGNNCADGKSPEGNMGSPPQRAASLRGALTVEFGVGRADSTIRWIIQPGTVGALVDDPSDGTVTDYSEVSIGGEGQTATDMVVDWRVRSGGKPFAGQTATIDYEVIIRS, from the coding sequence ATGCTTCTCGCCAGTTCGATTCCGCCGGTGGGTCTTCCGGACGAAGCAGAAACAATGTCAGATGGTACCCATCCCGGACTCTCGCGACGGCGGCTACTGACGAGTATCGCCACTATCGGCAACTCGTTGAGCGCCGCCGGCGCGGGGACAGAGGCATTGTTTAATGACTCTGAAACTGTCGAGGTGACCATTGGGGCTGGGTCAGTCGAACTCTCGATTAATCGGGACTCCTCACCCACTGTCGAAGATGTCGCGGACGGCAATAAGGGCAGAGACTCACTCGAAGTCAAGAGTACTGGCAGGTTTCCTAGCAAACTTGGCAACCAAGTCAACGCCGTTTCCGTTACAGAGCCCAGCGGAGCGAACGGGGACTTTGGCGTAAAGAAGGTCAAGTTCGGCGTATGCGGTAGCGCGTTCGTCATTTTGAACTTAACGGCTGATTTCCCTCTCAACGTCGTCGGCGAGTCGAGTGAGGACTCTGCTGAGGGGCAGGTCACCGGAGCAGATCTAAAGAAGGGCATTAATCACAGAGGCGATCTCCGAATAGTTGCTTGGTTTAAACTGCTGAATAAAGTCTACCGACATGTTCAAAATGCCGGACGGACATATCACAACGGAAACAACTGTGCCGATGGAAAATCACCTGAGGGCAACATGGGTTCACCTCCACAGAGAGCGGCGAGTCTCCGAGGCGCACTCACTGTCGAATTCGGAGTCGGGCGAGCGGACAGCACCATCAGGTGGATCATCCAGCCCGGCACCGTCGGTGCTCTCGTTGACGACCCTTCGGACGGTACGGTGACCGACTACTCCGAGGTCAGCATTGGTGGCGAAGGTCAGACGGCGACCGACATGGTCGTTGACTGGCGAGTCCGTTCTGGCGGCAAACCCTTCGCCGGCCAGACAGCGACGATAGACTACGAGGTGATCATTCGCTCATGA